A segment of the Streptomyces sp. XD-27 genome:
CGTGGCCGCGCGACGGCGCCCCGGGATCCGGCCTGGCGGTCGACGTGATCGGTCCGGACGGCGGGCGGTGGACGGATGCCCGGGGGGACTCGGGAGCCACCCGTGAGGAAGGCGCCGAGCGCCGTAAGGAGCACCGCCGCTCGCGCGGCGAGGAGTCGCGGCCCCCGCGCCCCGGCCGACCCGCGCCGGGGCCGGGTCGGCTGACGGTCGACGCGCAGCCGAGCGGCGACGTGACGGCCATCACGCTCACGGCGTCCGGCGGGTCCCCGGTGCGCTGGTCCGCCACGCCGAGCGCCGGATGGCTCCAGCTGAGCCGGACGGCCGGGGTGCTGCGGCCGGGCGAGTCGGTGACGTTCACGGTGTACGTGGACCACGGGCTGGAGCCGGAGGGCCGCTGGAGCGCCCGGGTGGAGGTGGGACCGTCGGCCGGGATGGTGGTGATCGAGGGCGGCGCGCCTTCCGGCCCGACCCCGGGGCCCACGCCGAGCCCGACGCCCCCGCCGTCCCCGACGCCGAGCGACCCGCCCCCGGCGGAGCCGTCCCCGACCCCGCAGCCCACCACCCGAACCGGCTGACCACTCGGCCGGGCCACGACCGGGCTCGGCGTGCACGCGTGTTCGCCGCCCGACCTTGGTCGTCCGCTGCCCCGTCCCGCTGCCCCGGCTGACCACCCGAGCCGGCTGACCGCTCGGCCGGGGCCACGGCCGGGCTCAGGGGGCCGCCGGCCGGGCTCAGGGGCCGCGTCAGCGGGGCGGGTCGGCGGGGTGGGGGGCCAGGAGGGGGAGCTGCGAGGCCAGGCGGGCCGCGCAGAGCTCGGCCAGCTTCTCGTACCCCTCCTTGCCCATCAGCTCCGTCAGCTCCGGCCGGTACGACACGTACACCGGCTCACCCCCGCCGTGTGCCGACGTCGCCGACGTGCACCACCAGTGCAGGTCGTGGCCCCCGGGGCCCCAGCCGCGCCGGTCGTACTCGCCGATCGTGATCTGGAGCACCCGGGTGTCGTCCGGGCGGTCGATCCAGTCGTACGTCCGCCGGATCGGCAGCTGCCAGCACACGTCCGGCTTGGTCTCCAGCGGCTCGCGGCCGTCCCGCAGCGCCAGGATGTGCAGGGAGCAGCCCGCACCGCCCGCGAACCCGGGCCGGTTCTGGAAGATGCACGAGCCCTCATACCGGCGGGTCTGGCGGTCGCCGTCCTCGTCCGTCTGCGTCCAGCCCGTCTCGCGGCCGACGTCGTGGAACTGCCAGATGTCCGGGGTGAGCCGGGCCACCTCGACCGCCACCCGCTGCTCGTCCTCCTCGTCCGAGAAGTGCGCGCCCAGGGTGCAGCAGCCGTCGGCGGCGCGGCCGGCCTGGATGCCCTGGCAGCCCTGGCCGAAGACGCAGGTCCAGCGGGACGTCAGCCAGGTGAGGTCGCAGCGGAAGACCTGCTCGTCGTCGGCGGGGTCGGGGAACTCGACCCAGGCGCGCGGGAAGTCCAGCCCGACCTCGTCCCGGAGGGCGCCGTTCCCGTTCGCCTGCTTCTTCGCCACTTTGTCCTGCTTGGCCTTTTTCGTCTTCGCCACCCCTCAAGCCTAAGCGGGCGGGGACCCGTGCATGACCGGTCAGCGGGCGCAGTAGCGTGCAGGCATGAGACTCGGAGTCCTCGACGTGGGTTCGAACACCGTCCACCTGCTCGTGGTGGACGCGCACCCGGGCGCGCGTCCCCTGCCCGCCCACTCGCACAAGGCGCAGCTGCGGCTGGCGGAACTGCTCGACGCGGACGGCGCCATCGGGCCCGCCGGCGTGGAGCGGCTGATCTCGGTGATCAAGGACGCGCTGGTGGCGGCCGAGGACAAGGGCGTGGAGGACGTGCTGCCGTTCGCGACCTCCGCCGTCCGCGAGGCGACCAACGCGGACGAGGTGCTGGCGCGCGTCGCCGAGGAGACCGGCGTCTCACTGACCGTGCTCAGCGGCGAGGAGGAGGCGCGGCTCACCTTCCTCGCCGCCCGCCGCTGGCTCGGCTGGTCGGCCGGCCGCCTGCTGGTCCTCGACATCGGCGGCGGCTCGCTGGAGATCGCGTACGGGCTGGACGAGGACCCGGCCCTGGCGGTCTCCCTGCCGCTGGGCGCGGGTCGGCTGACCGCCGGCTGGCTGCCCGGCGACCCGCCCGAGCCGACCGACGTCCGCGCGCTGCGGCGGCACGTCCGCGCCCAGATCGCCCGGATCGTCGGCGACTTCAACCGGCTCGGCCCGCCCGACCACGTCGTCGGCACCTCCAAGACCTTCAAGCAGCTGGCCCGGATCGCGGGCGCGGCGCGCTCCGCCGACGGCCCGTACATCACCCGCAAGCTGTCCTTGCAGGCCATGGAGGAGTGGGTGCCGAAGCTGGCCGTCATGCCGACGGTCCAGCGCGCGGACCTGCCCGGCGTGTCGGAGGGCCGTGCGAGCCAGCTGGTGGCCGGGGCGCTGGTCGCCGAGGGCGCGATGGACCTGTTCGGGGTGGAGGAGCTGGAGGTCTGCCCCTGGGCGCTTCGCGAGGGCGTGATCCTGCGCCGCCTCGACCACCTTCCGACGCCGTGACCGCGTTCGGTTTCTCGGCCGTGTTCTCGACGCCGTAACCGCGTGTCCGGCGGCTTCGTCGTCTCCCCGGCGCCCTGACCGCGTTCCGGCGTCTTGACGATCTCCCGGCCTCTTGACGGGCGGCCGTCTCCCTCCGTTCCGACGGGCGGCCGTACGCTGTCCCTCGTGACAGAGCCAGTGGTGCGCATCCCGGATGCGAAGGTCGCGCTGTCCACGGCCTCGGTCTATCCCGGGTCGACGGCGACGGCCTTCGAGATCGCCGCCCGTCTGGGCTACGACGGGATCGAGGTGATGGTCTGGACGGATCCCGTCAGCCAGGACATCGAGTCACTGCGCCGGCTCTCCGACTACCACCAGGTGCCGATCCTCGCCGTGCACGCGCCCTGCCTGCTGATCACGCAGCGCGTGTGGTCCACCGACCCGTGGGTGAAGCTCCAGCGGGCGAAGGCGGCGGCCGAGAAGCTCGGCGCGAGCACCGTGGTCGTCCATCCGCCGTTCCGCTGGCAGCGCGGGTACGCGCGCGACTTCGTCCGGGGCATCTGGCGGATGAGCGGCGAGACGGATGTCCGGTTCGCGGTCGAGAACATGTACCCGTGGCGGTACCGCGACCGCGAGATGCTCGCGTACGCCCCCGACTGGGACGTCACCAGCGACGACTACCGGCACTTCACGATCGACCTGTCGCACACCGCCACGGCCCGCACCGACGCCCTGAAGATGGTCGACCGCATGGGTGACCGGCTGGGCCATGTCCACCTGGCGGATGGATGCGGCTCCAACAAGGACGAGCACCTCGTGCCCGGGCGCGGCACCCAGCCGTGCGCCGAGGTCCTGGAGCGGCTGGCCGCGACCGGCTTCGACGGCCACGTGGTCGTCGAGGTCAACACCCGCCGCGCGATGTCCGGCGCGGAGCGCGAGGCGGACCTGGCGGAGGCGTTGGCCTTCACCCGGCTGCACCTCGCCTCGCCGACCAGGGTGCCGCGCTCATGACGGCCGCCGACGACGCCACCGGCCCCGCGCCCGCCGACGACGCCACCGGCCCCGCCCCGCGCCGCCGCGGCCGGCCGGCCCGTACCGCCGCCGACGGCCCCGCCGCGCGGGACCGGATTCTCGACGCCGCCCGGACCGAGTTCGCCGAGCGCGGCTACGACAAGGCGTCGGTGCGCGGCATCGCCAAGGCGGCGGGCGTGGACCCGGCGCTGGTGCACCACTACTTCGGCACCAAGGAGCAGGTCTTCGCCGCCGCCATCGAGCTGAGCTTCGCGCCCGCGATGTCCGTACCGGACGTGGTGGCCGAGGGCAGCCGGGAGGCGGTGGGGGAGCGGATCGCGCGCGCGATGTTCGGGATCTGGGAGAGCCCCGCCACCCGCGCGCCCATGCTGGCCGTCCTGCGCTCGGCGCTGACCAACGAGACCGCCGCCGCCGTCCTGCGCAAGATGATCGAGCGCCGGCTCCTGGAGCGGATGGCCGGCGAGCTGAGCGACCTGAGCGACATCCCGGACCCGAAGTTCCGGGCGCAGTTGGCCTCCGGTCAGCTGCTGGGGATCGCGATGCTGCGGTACGTGATCCGGATGGATCCCATCGCGTCGGCGGAGATCGATGAGATCGTGGCGATGGTCGGTCCGACGATCCAGCGGTACCTGACGGAGAAGTGACCGCCGACGCCGCGTGACGACGAGCGCCGCGTGACGACGAGCGCCGCGTGACGACAGGCGCCGCGTGGTCTCGACAAGCCGCCGCGTTGTCCCGTCATCCGGACTTCCCGTCCAGATCTCGGATGCGCGGCGTACGCTTCGCAGTAGGCAGCAGCCGTATACACGAGGGAGTGGAGCACTGTGCCCGAGCTGAGGTCCCGCACCGTCACTCATGGCCGCAACATGGCGGGCGCCCGCGCCCTTATGCGGGCGTCGGGCGTAGCGAGCGAGGACATCGGCAAGCCGATCGTCGCGGTGGCCAACTCCTTCACCGAGTTCGTGCCCGGGCACACGCACCTGGCGCCGGTCGGCCGGATCGTCTCCGACGCCATCCGCGCCGCGGGCGCGGTGCCGCGCGAGTTCAACACCATCGCCGTCGACGACGGCATCGCGATGGGCCACGGCGGCATGCTCTACAGCCTCCCGTCCCGCGACCTGATCGCCGACTCGGTCGAGTACATGGTCGAGGCGCACTGCGCCGACGCGCTGATCTGCATCTCCAACTGCGACAAGATCACGCCGGGCATGCTGATGGCGGCCATGCGGCTGAACATCCCGGTGGTCTTCGTCTCCGGCGGCCCGATGGAGGCCGGCCAGGCCACCCTCGTCGACGGCACGGTCCGCAAGCTCGACCTGATCAACGCCATCGTCGACTCGGTCAACGAGAACGTCTCGGACGAGGACGTCCTGCGCATCGAGGAGAACGCCTGCCCGACCTGCGGGTCGTGTTCCGGCATGTTCACCGCCAACTCGATGAACTGCCTCACCGAGGCCGTCGGCCTCTCCCTCCCGGGCAACGGCTCGGTGCTCGCCACCCACACCGCCCGCCGCGCGCTGTACGAGAACGCCGGCCGCACGGTCGTGGAGATCACCAAGCGGTACTACGAGGACGGCGACGAGTCCGTCCTGCCGCGCAACATCGCCACCCGCGCCGCCTTCGAGAACGCCATGGCGCTCGACATCGCGATGGGCGGCTCGACCAACACGATCCTGCACCTGCTCGCCGCCGCCCAGGAGGCCGAGCTGGACTACGACCTCACCGACATCGACGCGGTCTCGCGCCGCGTGCCGTGCCTGGCGAAGGTCGCGCCGAACGTGGCCCCCGGCGGCACGTACTACATGGAGGACGTGCACCGCGCCGGCGGCATCCCGGCGATCCTCGGCGAGCTGTACCGCGGCGGACTGCTCAACGAGGACGTGCACACCGTGCACAGCCCCTCCCTCGCCGACTGGCTCAAGACCTGGGACGTGCGCGGCGGTTCGCCGTCCGCCGAGGCCGTCGAGCTGTGGCACGCCGCCCCCGGCTGCGTCCGCTCCGCCACCGCCTTCTCGCAGTCCGAGCGCTGGGAGTCCCTGGACGTGGACGCCGAGGGCGGCTGCATCCGCTCCGTCGAGCACGCCTACTCCAAGGACGGCGGCCTGGCGGTGCTCAGGGGCAACATCGCCGAGGACGGCAGCGTCGTGAAGACGGCGGGCGTCGACGAGTCGATCTGGACGTTCGAGGGCCCGGCCGTCGTCTGCGAGTCGCAGGAGGAGGCCGTCGACAAGATCCTCTCCAAGGTCGTCAAGGAGGGCGACGTCGTCGTCATCCGCTACGAGGGCCCGCGCGGCGGCCCCGGCATGCAGGAGATGCTCTACCCGACGTCCTTCCTCAAGGGCCGCGGCCTGGGCAAGGCCTGCGCGCTGGTGACCGACGGCCGCTTCTCCGGCGGCACATCGGGGCTGTCGATCGGCCACGCCTCCCCCGAGGCGGCCTCCGGCGGCACGATCGCGCTCGTCGAGGACGGCGACCGGATCCGGATCGACATCCCGAACCGCTCGATCGAGCTGCTGGTCGACGACGCCACGCTGGCGGCCCGCCGCGCGGCGCTGGGCGGCGTGTACGCCCCGAAGAACCGCGAACGGAAGGTGTCGGCGGCGCTGCGGGCGTACGCGGCGATGGCGACCAGCGCGGACAAGGGCGCGGTGCGGGACGTGGGCAAGCTGGGCTGACGGCCCGTACAGCCGTGACGGCCGTGACGGCCTCGGCCGCCACGGCCGGGGCCGTCACAGCAGGGAGGCGTCCTTCAGCACGGCG
Coding sequences within it:
- a CDS encoding Ppx/GppA phosphatase family protein, with translation MRLGVLDVGSNTVHLLVVDAHPGARPLPAHSHKAQLRLAELLDADGAIGPAGVERLISVIKDALVAAEDKGVEDVLPFATSAVREATNADEVLARVAEETGVSLTVLSGEEEARLTFLAARRWLGWSAGRLLVLDIGGGSLEIAYGLDEDPALAVSLPLGAGRLTAGWLPGDPPEPTDVRALRRHVRAQIARIVGDFNRLGPPDHVVGTSKTFKQLARIAGAARSADGPYITRKLSLQAMEEWVPKLAVMPTVQRADLPGVSEGRASQLVAGALVAEGAMDLFGVEELEVCPWALREGVILRRLDHLPTP
- a CDS encoding sugar phosphate isomerase/epimerase, yielding MTEPVVRIPDAKVALSTASVYPGSTATAFEIAARLGYDGIEVMVWTDPVSQDIESLRRLSDYHQVPILAVHAPCLLITQRVWSTDPWVKLQRAKAAAEKLGASTVVVHPPFRWQRGYARDFVRGIWRMSGETDVRFAVENMYPWRYRDREMLAYAPDWDVTSDDYRHFTIDLSHTATARTDALKMVDRMGDRLGHVHLADGCGSNKDEHLVPGRGTQPCAEVLERLAATGFDGHVVVEVNTRRAMSGAEREADLAEALAFTRLHLASPTRVPRS
- a CDS encoding TetR family transcriptional regulator, whose translation is MTAADDATGPAPADDATGPAPRRRGRPARTAADGPAARDRILDAARTEFAERGYDKASVRGIAKAAGVDPALVHHYFGTKEQVFAAAIELSFAPAMSVPDVVAEGSREAVGERIARAMFGIWESPATRAPMLAVLRSALTNETAAAVLRKMIERRLLERMAGELSDLSDIPDPKFRAQLASGQLLGIAMLRYVIRMDPIASAEIDEIVAMVGPTIQRYLTEK
- the ilvD gene encoding dihydroxy-acid dehydratase; protein product: MPELRSRTVTHGRNMAGARALMRASGVASEDIGKPIVAVANSFTEFVPGHTHLAPVGRIVSDAIRAAGAVPREFNTIAVDDGIAMGHGGMLYSLPSRDLIADSVEYMVEAHCADALICISNCDKITPGMLMAAMRLNIPVVFVSGGPMEAGQATLVDGTVRKLDLINAIVDSVNENVSDEDVLRIEENACPTCGSCSGMFTANSMNCLTEAVGLSLPGNGSVLATHTARRALYENAGRTVVEITKRYYEDGDESVLPRNIATRAAFENAMALDIAMGGSTNTILHLLAAAQEAELDYDLTDIDAVSRRVPCLAKVAPNVAPGGTYYMEDVHRAGGIPAILGELYRGGLLNEDVHTVHSPSLADWLKTWDVRGGSPSAEAVELWHAAPGCVRSATAFSQSERWESLDVDAEGGCIRSVEHAYSKDGGLAVLRGNIAEDGSVVKTAGVDESIWTFEGPAVVCESQEEAVDKILSKVVKEGDVVVIRYEGPRGGPGMQEMLYPTSFLKGRGLGKACALVTDGRFSGGTSGLSIGHASPEAASGGTIALVEDGDRIRIDIPNRSIELLVDDATLAARRAALGGVYAPKNRERKVSAALRAYAAMATSADKGAVRDVGKLG